From Mastacembelus armatus chromosome 9, fMasArm1.2, whole genome shotgun sequence:
TTCGAAAAACTGTTGTCATTTGGAACATTATAGAATTAACTTTTTTTAGCCTAAGGCACAGTCTGAGTGATATTTTTACTCAGGTTTCAAAAGACTATGTATTTTTATGAGCTTTATAGATTCACATTATCACTTTATTTGTGGTCTTAGAAAGCTGATTCAAGTATCTATTATCTGATACCCTTTGAAATGTGCATTTTGAAAATAATCACTATTTGAGCTCTTAGTAATCAAAtgattaaaatcattttgttcaAACTCTTGGCAGTGAGGTTCAGCGCAGCAGAGTTAAGTAATGTTAATGTTAGATGTAACTTTTATCTCTGTAGCAGGAAGTTAAACCTGCAGGTCTGTGCAACCTTAAACAACCTGAACACTCATTTCTACTTGTAAGATCCACTTGTTGTGGAGTAACACTGATGGTATATCCAAAGCTCAGACACGGTTTCATATAATGGTTAACGATTCTGCAGTACTTCTAATCTTTTCTTTAATTGATTTGCGTGAAATTGTGTTTTGGTGTTCTAGGGACATGGCTGCTGTACCTCCCATGTACATGGAGCATTGCTCTGGCTGCTGACCCTGGATGTCTCCCAGATCTGGGCATTCTCACTCTATTTGGTACAGGTGCTTTGCTGATGAGAGGAGCAGGTTGCACCATCAATGACATGTGGGACAAGGACTTTGACAAAAAGGTATGTCAAAGCAATACACTTTAACTTCAAAAACAGGtaattttgtaataaaaattgTTTGATCAAAGTTCCAACTATTGTGAAACTCATATCTTAGCTCTTTATTTATGCTTTACCATGTCAGCCCAATTTTTATCATCTACATATTTTTGTTGGCAATCTAAAATAGTATTGCttgacatattttcttttgtagAAATCTTTTCTTCTCTTACATATTGATTAAACTACACAAACTAAAGCCATCATTtccaataaaatgttaatagtATGTAGCTGTGCATTGTTTATACCTGCACCACCCACACTGTTACAGTGAGCAACTCACTATTCTATTACAGCAAAAGTTATACACCCAGTGtaatttttgcaagtttttgtGCAGGTGTCCAGGACAGCCACTAGACCAATTGCCTCAGGGGAGATTTCTCGAGTCCAGGCACTTCTTTTCCTTGGAGGGCAGCTCTCTCTTGCACTTGGGGTCCTCTTGTGTCTTAACTATTACAGGTACCCAGTGATCTTGATGTTTACATTTGATCTGTAAAGTGATCGGTTATCAATAGAAATAGGGAAGATGGAACACTGTTTGACTTATAGTTTCCTGCTCCTCAAAGCATTATTTTGGGTGCTGCTTCATTATCTCTTGTCATCACCTATCCACTGATGAAGAGGATCACCTATTGGCCACAGTTAGTTTTGGGTATGTACTTCATACATGTATTCTCTGAACTTCTGCATCTACAGTTATCTACAGATACATCAGTAAAACTAATATTTGAGTTATGTTTCATGGTGTTCTTCTGTTTAGGTCTCACCTTTAACTGGGGAGCACTGCTCGGTTGGTCTGCTGTTAAGGGCTCCTGTGATTGGACCGTGTGCCTCCCGCTGTATGTCTCAGGAGTGATGTGGACATTGATATATGACACAATATATGCACATCAGGTGATGTAGGGGGCTCCACAAGtctcacatttctaattatgcTTACAGTAAGGCACATGGAAATTATCGGGAAGTGTGGACCTTAGTGAAATGCTTTTGCACATATGTTGTGCTGTAGATTTagtaaaatgcaaattaaagaCTGAAATCTAATTTTCAATAATATCCAGACGCCTAATAGAATACTTTGTTGAAACCTGTCTGAAGCGTCTGCAGCTTTGAGTCTTTTGGACAAGTCTCTACAAggtttgcacacctggattagCAGTTTATGCCACTCCACCTGGCAGGTCCTCTCAGGTGACATCAGATTTAATTGGAGTTTTTCTGCACAGTTGTCGCTGCAGCTACTCTAGCATTATTTTGCTTCAGGTCATTGATGTGCTGAAAGGTAAACTGACTCCGTAGTGTGCATTCTAGactagtgtttttttgttgttgttgttgttttgttttttaaagggcCTGTCATAATGTGGCTGCATTCATCCTACCCTCAGTTCTGTCCAGTTTCCCTCTCCCTGCAGCTGAGAAGCACTTGGTATTAACCAAGTGATGAGCAGGGCCTGGGGATCACCAGATATAGATCTTGGAGTTCAGCTCAAAGGCTGCAGGCTAAAACATGCCTGTGTACTCAAAGTAATTAGTACATATTAGGTGTATGACCTAGGGATTGTTATCTTCTGTTTTTACTACACTCACTGTCAGTCACTCTGcagcacaacaaaaacataatgcctcacaatgtaaagtaaaataacactgattaaaacTGGTCTTCTCCCTCTGTTCTTACTTTAATGATCAGGACAAGGAGGACGATGTCAAGGTAGGAGTGAAATCTACTGCACTGAGATTCCAGGAGCAAACCAAACCTTGGTTGAGTGGCTTCACAGTAGCCATGATGTCAGGACTGGTTGTAGCTGGGGTCAACGCTGAGCAGACTCTACCTTACTATGCTGTACTATCCACAGTAGCCATTCACCTAACACATCAGGTAAGGAACATGGTGTTATACAGTGTAGTTACAGTTTAATTCTAAAGTGAATGGCAATGTAATGCGaaaatgtctctctctgttttgaaatcaagaaaaaaaatcacaaaatttgATTCTTAATTTTGTCACTTTTAGATTTATACTTTGGACATCAACAATCCAGAAGACTGCTGGAAGAAATTTATCTCCAACAGAAACCTTGGACTCTTGTTATTTTTAGGTGTTGTTGCTGGCAATTtgtggaaagaagaagagagaccTTGTTGCAAAACAGAAGAAGCTTCGAGATAAGTAAGATAATCAGTGCACagcatattttattaaatacatgGAATAACACATGCTACATTGCTGCGCAGTATCTTCTGAGATATTGAGTCTAAACAAAGCTCTATGTTTGACATTAACCTATACAATAAAGTAACTGGATGTTTTTTATTGCTCATAAAACCTTTGCAATTTGAAATCTGCAACATGTATTCTTAAAAATGCTTTAAGCCTCCAGTCATTGATTTATGGTCACTAGGGGGCAGTATGGTTCATTTACCAAATGTTGCATTATGTATTATACACTACATTTTGGTCCACCAACTATTGAGAAATATATCTGGGTCTTTAGTTCAACTTTATTTGTCACATAATGCAGGTTTAATTATCACATTATAAAACCATTTAAGGCAGAATTCCAGATAATGAATGGTATACAGATGTTTTTTGATACTTAGGGTAAGGGAGTGCATCCCTCTTAGTAAACTGTGTTGACTTTTAATAAGATAACAAGTAGAATTATATTACAGATTGGAAACAGACCTGTGTATGTCATTGTCAAAAGTCTCAAGCTAGATATATTTCTTAATTCGATGGCTATAACAACACAAGTAATATTCATTTGAGTGTTTATCCAGCATAAACAAGTATACAGCAGCTTTCTCCATGTTGAAGAAAGCTTTGGGTGCAAATACCTGTGCACATAATAGTCTGCTTTCACTGTTGCTGCCCAGGTCAAAAACCCCACAAAATGACCTATGTGTAAACCATGCCAGAACAGTGAAAAACCAAACGTCATGAACAACGGGAAGCGTCCGCACCTTATATAAACCAGTCTACGCAACCAAGAAGCTGTTGTAGCGTTCCATCGACGGGCAAACTCTGACATACGGATTGACATCTCAGTGGTCCACAAAACTCCATCGGATAGTCCATTCCAGTCTGAAGCATCTCCAGATGAATTTTCCCAAAATCCAAACCCAGCTGCATTATTGAGGCATTCACTGATCCTCCAGTGAGAGTAATATTGAAACCTCAAAATCAATGCAAGACTCCAGATCCACAGGAAACCACAGAGAATATTAGAGCAAGAGGAATCATAAATGTTATGTTTCataaaaaccacaaaaccatACTTCAGGAACTCCAGCAATGACACCTGTATAAGCTTGAGGAATACCACACCCAGGGGACAGGGCGGAGGGTTGAGTTTGATTCCCTCCATCAGGGACATGAATCGCCTGTAGGAGCACAGAGGGCCACCAAGCAGTGTGGTAAAATTGAACATGTAGCTGATAACAGGGAGAAGCATTACATGTGCCTTTCTTTTGGATGAAGCATTAAATGTGAATATAACTTGTTTTTCCTGGAGGTCCATGGACACTGAAGTGATTCTTTGAGTGAGCAGCATCAAAGAGGACACTGCCCAAAACAATCTGAGAAGAAAAGAGGCATTACAGTGATTGTATCATATTATATCTATAGCTATAGAGGACTGCATGATTAAATAGCTATGTATTTTATGGTTTTACCTGGAGCATAGGACAGAATACTGTCAAATAAATTCATCCTTAATGGTGTATATAGTATTTGACAACAGTCTCCCATCAATGTCCATTTACTGACTTAGCTGGAGGTTTTGATCATATCACATATTGTATCTATAGTTAATTCTTTGAATCAGCAGTTGGTAATTTCTAACAAATGGCTACATGGACCGTAGGCCCGGAGTTGTTTAGTGTAATGGAAAGCTAAAACATCTTCAATACTGTGTTTACTTGCGAGGAAGCTCAATCTGAAACATGTGATGTGGGCAAAGCTTGGGCAAAGCTACTATGTACCCTGAGGGGAGTTTATCAGTTTTTCAGCAAAAACTACGTCTTAGTATTTACTTCGTAAACTCATCTGTAGCTTGCAGCCCTGAGGATATGACTCTTTAAAAGgtcacaaaataataaaaatgtaattaaatattttaaagcacCTGGGGACAGTAGTTGAtagcaaaatgaataaatgttctAGTTCACTAG
This genomic window contains:
- the coq2 gene encoding LOW QUALITY PROTEIN: 4-hydroxybenzoate polyprenyltransferase, mitochondrial (The sequence of the model RefSeq protein was modified relative to this genomic sequence to represent the inferred CDS: inserted 1 base in 1 codon), whose protein sequence is MLTAKLSSQLPLSALRRIHREACHSCFHPLPTCFFHKEGGRTRPHVPSQTRMVERMFHAQSAVRLREPQHFGRRSFSLSAATIVNSAPAPVQPYLRLMRLDKPIGTWLLYLPCTWSIALAADPGCLPDLGILTLFGTGALLMRGAGCTINDMWDKDFDKKVSRTATRPIASGEISRVQALLFLGGQLSLALGVLLCLNYYSIILGAASLSLVITYPLMKRITYWPQLVLGLTFNWGALLGWSAVKGSCDWTVCLPLYVSGVMWTLIYDTIYAHQDKEDDVKVGVKSTALRFQEQTKPWLSGFTVAMMSGLVVAGVNAEQTLPYYAVLSTVAIHLTHQIYTLDINNPEDCWKKFISNRNLGLLLFLGVVAGNLWKXRRETLLQNRRSFEISKIISAQHILLNTWNNTCYIAAQYLLRY
- the mboat4 gene encoding membrane-bound ghrelin O-acyltransferase mboat4 isoform X1 produces the protein MERKYLFVCVGGCVLAVVTMGIYSMLLFTSTFAFVLLMCLVDPGRIHPWAFGIQMLWQTFWHLVIQYREYCLHEPVSIRLFWAVSSLMLLTQRITSVSMDLQEKQVIFTFNASSKRKAHVMLLPVISYMFNFTTLLGGPLCSYRRFMSLMEGIKLNPPPCPLGVVFLKLIQVSLLEFLKYGFVVFMKHNIYDSSCSNILCGFLWIWSLALILRFQYYSHWRISECLNNAAGFGFWENSSGDASDWNGLSDGVLWTTEMSIRMSEFARRWNATTASWLRRLVYIRCGRFPLFMTFGFSLFWHGLHIGHFVGFLTWAATVKADYYVHRYLHPKLSSTWRKLLYTCLCWINTQMNITCVVIAIELRNISSLRLLTMTYTGLFPICNIILLVILLKVNTVY
- the mboat4 gene encoding membrane-bound ghrelin O-acyltransferase mboat4 isoform X2 encodes the protein MGIYSMLLFTSTFAFVLLMCLVDPGRIHPWAFGIQMLWQTFWHLVIQYREYCLHEPVSIRLFWAVSSLMLLTQRITSVSMDLQEKQVIFTFNASSKRKAHVMLLPVISYMFNFTTLLGGPLCSYRRFMSLMEGIKLNPPPCPLGVVFLKLIQVSLLEFLKYGFVVFMKHNIYDSSCSNILCGFLWIWSLALILRFQYYSHWRISECLNNAAGFGFWENSSGDASDWNGLSDGVLWTTEMSIRMSEFARRWNATTASWLRRLVYIRCGRFPLFMTFGFSLFWHGLHIGHFVGFLTWAATVKADYYVHRYLHPKLSSTWRKLLYTCLCWINTQMNITCVVIAIELRNISSLRLLTMTYTGLFPICNIILLVILLKVNTVY